GACATGTTTTATAAGGGGATGAACATAGAATGTTGGTTTGTGTTACCAATGCAATCCGGTTACAATCAGTATTTAAAGCTTCAGAGTGAGGTTGTTTCAATCAATGATAATGAAAAGAAATCCAACCTTATTGCGGTCAGCTTTCAACAGCAAAGAGAAAACCATAAACAGCTATTATTGCGATATTGCTTTGAGCGCCAACTAGTATTAAAAAATAAAAAATAAACGTTCCATCCATATAGTTTTGAATAAGTATAAATTCTTTTCCATTCTTCCTATACTATTGGTAACGGAGGAATGATTATGAAACGTGGAGAAAGGATTATTATCAAGCTTGTCATCATACAAGCGATTGCACTTCTTTTTTTTCAAATAGTTTTTCATTATGCAGACATATTTCCTGAGCTTAAGAGACTTACTATGTATGAAGGGGTAAACAGTCAAAACTATACAAAAATAATCGAAACATTTAAAATTCCTTAAGCAGGTAAATACCTGCTTTCTTTTATGGTAAGATATAAAAAAAGATTTTATGAGGTGTACGTATGACAAGCCGAAAAATTTCAATTGCAATCGATGGTCCAGCTGCGGCCGGAAAAAGTACTGTAGCTAAAAAAATAGCTGAAAAACTTTCCTTCTTATACATAGATACCGGTGCAATGTACCGAACTTTAACATATAAAGCGCTCCAAGCCGATATAAATATAGAAGACGAAGCTGAACTTGTCCGTCTCTTAAATGAAACGGATATTGAATTGGTACCAGCAGTAGACGGCCAAAAGGTCATAATGGATGGACAAGATGTGTCCGATGAAATACGAGGGAACCAGGTAACCCGTAATGTATCAGCTGTTTCAAAACACAAAGGTGTTCGTGAAGAAATGGTTCGTAGACAACAAGAATTGGGCAACAAGGGTGGAGTTGTCATGGATGGGCGTGATATCGGCACCCATGTGTTACCAAATGCAGAGGTAAAGGTTTTCTTATTAGCTAGTGTAGAAGAACGAGCAAAAAGAAGACATGAGGAAAATATAAAGAAAAACATATCTTCTGATTTGGAATCACTTAAGGTCGAAATCGCCCATAGGGATAAGTTAGATTCAGAGCGGGAGGTAGCCCCTCTAAAGAAGGCAGATGATGCCATCGAATTAGACACGACTCATTTAACTATAGATGAGGTTGTATCTGAAATACTAAAGCTAGTTAGAGAAAGGGTCGATTTTCTTTGAGCTTCTATCAATTTGCTAAAACTGTGGTAGCAACCCTGTTAAAACCCTCGTTTAGAATAAAAATAATAGGGAAGGAGAACTTTCCAAAGGATGGGGGAGTATTACTCTGTACCAATCATATTAACAACCTCGACCCTCCTGTAGTCGGAATTACTTGTCCCCGTCCGGTTTCCTTTATGGCCAAAGCAGAATTATTTGATGTTCCCATTCTCGGTAATATCGTTCGGAAAGTCCGCGCCTTTCCTGTAAAGCGTGGAATGAGTGATCGAGAGGCACTAAGAAATGGCCTAAAAATTTTAAAAGATGGACATGTCTTAGGTTTATTTCCTGAAGGAACACGAAGCAAAACAGGTGAATTAGGTAAAGGCTTAGCAGGTGCCGGCTTTTTTGCGATGAGAACCGATGCCAAAATAGTACCTTGTGCCATAATTGGAGACTACAAATTTCTTAGAAGAATAACAGTGATTTACGGCAAACCATTAAATTTTGAAGAAATGCGTGAGAAAAAAGCATCGGCCGAAGAAGCGACTGACTATATTATGCAAGGGATTAAAGAATTAATTGATTCCCATAATAATGGAAACATCACTTGACAAATAATAAAAATTGTTAGAAGTTATTGTAAAGGAAAAAATCTGAAAGTACTGATTTTTACTGATGAAGTCTCTTTTAGTCTATTAAAGCTCTAGTCGTTTTAGTATGTTTCATGATTAAACATATGATATATTTGATAATGTGGAGCAGTCAGGTTAAGGAGGAGTACATATGGTAGAAGACATGAATCAAGTGGATGTAAAAGTATT
Above is a window of Bacillus carboniphilus DNA encoding:
- a CDS encoding YpfB family protein — its product is MKRGERIIIKLVIIQAIALLFFQIVFHYADIFPELKRLTMYEGVNSQNYTKIIETFKIP
- the cmk gene encoding (d)CMP kinase yields the protein MTSRKISIAIDGPAAAGKSTVAKKIAEKLSFLYIDTGAMYRTLTYKALQADINIEDEAELVRLLNETDIELVPAVDGQKVIMDGQDVSDEIRGNQVTRNVSAVSKHKGVREEMVRRQQELGNKGGVVMDGRDIGTHVLPNAEVKVFLLASVEERAKRRHEENIKKNISSDLESLKVEIAHRDKLDSEREVAPLKKADDAIELDTTHLTIDEVVSEILKLVRERVDFL
- a CDS encoding lysophospholipid acyltransferase family protein; amino-acid sequence: MSFYQFAKTVVATLLKPSFRIKIIGKENFPKDGGVLLCTNHINNLDPPVVGITCPRPVSFMAKAELFDVPILGNIVRKVRAFPVKRGMSDREALRNGLKILKDGHVLGLFPEGTRSKTGELGKGLAGAGFFAMRTDAKIVPCAIIGDYKFLRRITVIYGKPLNFEEMREKKASAEEATDYIMQGIKELIDSHNNGNIT